Genomic segment of Salminus brasiliensis chromosome 16, fSalBra1.hap2, whole genome shotgun sequence:
GCATCACAGAAGCTACAGATCTACCCACTGAACATCCTGAACACTATCATGGACAGACACCCATAACAACTCACAGAGAAATTCCATTCGCTGGGACTGAACTTGTCCAAGACAGGGACGCCGTCTTCTTTTTGAAGGCTGACATTCACAAGCAAAGACATGGGGTTCACTACATCTAAGGTTTCCTGTGGGAGAACAGAGGCCATGATGAGGACACTTCAATAATGTGTTTAGGTGCTTAGAACATTAGCACAGTACATATACAGACACACtatgtccacatatttatggacaccccttttaatgaatgcattatactttaatttgcacccattgctgatacagatgtgtaaatgcacacacacacacacagcttttctagttcctgtggagaagtactgccaatagaataggactctctggtgcagatagataaacagggacctattggcaccatgctgctgcctaatgccaggtgtgggctagaggggtatgaagccccccagcattaagaagctgtggagcaatggaagaactgtgtcctctgttGTGATccaatagttttgggatgagttggggaattggggatgatgaggttggtggggggtgatcatccaacatcctgaccttactaaagctcttgtcgttaaattcaatcaaatcctcacagcaaaattTAGTAAAAGCTTTCctaggacagtagagatagtttgTCCCACAAAAGCAGGGTCAACTTGGTTTAAGTGGCTTTGATTTcgggagaaacaatgaatgagcaggtgtcccaatacttttgtccatactgtaTACGGTTTGTTGCTACCAAGCAAAAATCTACATTTCTagtctttttcacttttttttcgAGATAATTTAAATCTGGCATTTACGTTTAATGAAaaaattatgatgatgatgatgatgatgatgaatggaccaaaagaaaagCTGCCTATAGTCAGCATTTTTATGGACATTTTTTGTGGATGTTGATACTTCAGCATatataaaaaatctaaatgatagtatagtatagttatgaaaaaagtcataaacatctataaataaaataaataatgattatattaataaatacaaaataaataattattataaaatatctaATTAATACTGTATGATGATACTAATACTCATTAAAGCtacattaaatacatacatGAATAAAGACTTGATGATCCAGACAGGTCTCCTTTGTGGACACGGTAATGTCCTGTTGGAAGACTCGCTCAAAGTTATTAAACAGACCTCTGGAACTGACGCGAGATGACTTCAGGTCAGCGTCCAGTGTTAAGAGGTACCTTATAGctgatatataaaaaagaataaagggGGAAAAGAGGACAGCATGCTGGAAACATCTGAAGAAGAAGGTCTGGTCCAACTCCAGTTATGAGAACCTCACAATCAATGAAGCAATGTTTTGAGGCCTACGTTTAAAGCCTAATAAAACAGCAGATGAAAGTCAAAGCTCACTAAAAATGGATGAAGGCTTTTATATGGCATAATGGAGGTTTTACCTGCAGATCCTCCTGGGTTCGCTGGTCTGAATGCTGCACTGAAGCAGACTTCGGCGCTGAAACAGGACATCTTTCCCCCATTGAAGTTACAGGGCTTATACAGGGTGTTGATCCTGACTGGGGTGAACGTAAGCCTGGCCGTCACGACTGCAATGCTGGTAGACCTGAGGTAAGACCACACAGAGCACTCTAAAGTCTTAAGGTCTTTAAAGGTAAAGCTACCACAAAGGGCGTTTGAGCAATTCCACTGAATAGCCACATTGGGTTTGCAAGAGAAGCATGTTTGGAAAAGGAGTTTGTGAGTGTTAAGAACCTTCATACGATGTAAAGGTTGTACACCACTAGGAGGGTTTCTTCCCTGTGTCCTCATATGGGACAATTTCTGCTTTTCTGCACTGTGATACTTCATCTTTTAAAACTTTGATGCTTTGGCATATAAGGACATTGTTATTTGCAAAAACGAAAGTTTAGTTTATATACTTGTTAGGACCTACTCAAATgtgtcaagtaatgaagtacaaatactttgttacgttacttaagtagaaatgttggttatctaaactttactggagtaattctttatttttcagccGACTtcttacttctacttcttacattttcacccaattatctgaactttctcttccttacattttaaaaacagcctcgatACTCCTTTTTaatttccctttgtttttatTCCGGCTtgaaatagtaaaaaaaaacccctctccatataaatctctccatccggaaagcgtgagtctgatcgtggttggatgagaagtataaacagacaccattctgactccctattggtttataagcgatccatcacacctgcacacgtcccgtccctctccagcgagctcacagcagacgtctgtagtctgttatgaagactgtgtccgtggcagagactaaagagagctgcagtgaaacgtaccgactgagccccacatttacattccaataaagcttattgatcacacgcctctgaagtttgactttctgcagctttacaaaacttctagacaacgactcctcatattttcctccatgaagctcatgttgatgctcagtagagcacagagacgctcctttaatagagctgatattactgaaatgcttcattttcaatgggcagatctgcagctgaaacaggagcctagtgcagcccaacattttcaacatcaacattttaatagaaccttctcctcattatggcttttagaggaATGTGTTTTTGGGAAGGGGGGcaggtagtgcactatagacccctgtggcgtggcctaagctttcggcctttgttttccttccattacttttacttttctacttgaagtcgttctgaaaccagtacttttacacttttactggagtaaaaagcttaagttgatacttcagcttctatagaagtctttttaaaccctagtatctccacttgagtcatgaatgtcaatacttttgacacctttggttCTACTAATCCCAAATTAGCACACCATGCAAAAGTCctggtctcaggaggttaacccacccattcatagcaCCACCTAGCACTACCACTGCTCCTGACACTACAGCGTTTACAGTATAAGACCTTGAGGaacttcaatttgaaactgtggaggaacctcttaaggtgcattaaagaggaaccttcaaggaatatttttcttctaaaaaccttttcttgaagggtCCTCAAAGAAccctaagaggttcctccaaagTTTCAAATTGGTGatcctccaaaggttcctcaaggacctTATACTTTTAACCGtgtaggagggtgaggacttaacacgtctcctccgatacaagCAAGGCCAGACTCTGCccctccagctccaccacaccagctaacagaagcCCAGCACTGCCttgagagtgatgaggggagagcaccatctaccatCCTGGAGAGAACATGACTAACTGTGATATCTCTGACTATttgccactgatggcaaagctgcatggctaggggttcgaactcatgacccccaggccatagtggcagcctATGGTTGTCTAAGAAACCATTCTTTGGAGGTTTCTTAAGAggccaaatgtggttcttctttgACTTACCAGAGCTGCAGCACCTTCCCATAACTCCCCACTGAGATATCTGGGAGTGAGTCACCATTCAGATCTCCACTCCCATCTAAAGATCGCCCAAAGAACTTCAAGGTTGAGTCCAGTTTTGATCCGAGAATTTTCTGGAGTTTGTGGAGAATAGAAGATACATGATCTGATGTATTACAGCTATTCTGTAGGACTTTGTTGGATTAGGGTCATTGGTAGTTTAGGTCTACCTGTGAGCTCTGTTTCCTGATGCTTCTCTTATCTCCATTGTAGATGTAAATGGCTCCCTGGTTGTTGTCCTCCAGTGGAGCTCCAACTACCACATCGATGAAGCCGTCCAGGTTGAGATCAGGAACAGCAGCAATGGCCATCCCAAACCGGGCATTCTCCAGTGGAGAGGCCCCCTCCAGTGAGCCCTCTTGACTCAAGACACCCTTGGaaacaaaggatatatatatataggatatTTCATTCAAATTAATTTGTTGAAACGTCACATTATCAAGATTACCAGATGTCCTAGTGTGGACAACGTCCTTCTCTCACCTTGGTAACAGAGAAGATGTAGACTTTGCCGGTTTCTCTCTTCTGGTCACTCATGAACATTGGGGCTCCAACCAGAAGAAGGTCAGTAACACCATCACGATCCACATCCAGAGGACAGAGCACACTGCCAAAGTAGGAACCGATCTGCAATACAGAGGCAAGTGACAGGCATTGTCTATAATGGGGTAcaatctgaatctggaactaCTACAGAGCTCCACAGTATCAAGAATTTGTCATAAAATTGGTTTGGTTAAAGTGGAGATAAGTATAAATACAAAGTGTGGCCTcctgaactccagcctaaaGGTCTCTGAGTTCCTTCCCCCTCACAGTCTCCTCCTATACTATCAAATGCTGATGGCAAGGAAGCTGTCCTTACAAAATTTTCATTGGACTCCAAGTGGCTAATGctctaccactatggcccaggggtcatgagctcaaatcccgagccatgccgctttgccatcagctgtcATCCTGCTGTCTCTGGTTGGGTAGTTGGCGTTCTCCTCCCTTTATCACTtctaagcgatgttggccagcacagcaCACGTCTGcgatggagctggggacctgtcGCTGTCCTCAGAGCACgttggctgcctggcgatgctgcatcggcagcagttcgaaaagaggaggctactgacttcacatgtatcgggGGAAGTCTTTACATtcttagtgtcgggagcattgctagtgccagGGGGATTTATGGACTGGCGGGTTTACTGGCAGTACCCCATTGGAAGAAAAGGGGGGGAAAatttacctaaaaaaaaaaaaaaaaaatccaagcaATGTCATGAAAAATGAACAATTTAACTCCaaacttttatatattttatatttcatttataaatatatattttttacttaatATAGTGTACAGCCTCTATTGGTGCCATAAATCACATGCAGAGTATTGGAAAGATCAAAGGTGATAGGTATAGGTTCAGACATAGCATTAGGCATTGGATGCAAGTTAAGATTATGGTTATAGAGATAATGATAATAAGTATTAATAAGTAATTAATTAGTATTAATGCCTAAAAAAGGCACAATTACCTGAATGTAAGACTCAAATACTGCAGGCCTGATCGTCTTGGTTCTTAGTTTAGTTTCAATCAACAAGCAAAAGTACCTGATCCCCCCTCTGTGAGTTGATGATTTTGGGCTGTCTTTGGCTGTTGAGGGTGTACACGACAACCTGCCCAGTGTGGTTGGATCGAGGAGCACCGGCCACGTAGTACTCAGAGGATCCTTCCGTCAGCGTGGTCACAGAGTATCCTGATCACACCACAACACAGAAAATCATCAACACAAGTGattaagtgaaaaacattgattatctagATCTAGATCTAGATGGTCTTACAGGATCAGGATTAGCATTAGGCCTTAGGTGCATGTTAAGATTATGGTAATGGAGAAAGGTTGAGCATGCCTAAAAAGGCACAGTAATCCAAGCATCAATCAACtgtaggcagcaagtgagcaacTTAGCCTCATCACCGAAACTGTTCCaggtctgcagtggtcagtagataccaaaagtgctccaaggaaggacaactggtgcatgatccatgaaggccccacctcacgaCCTGTTCCaggtctgcagtggtcagtagataccaaaagtgctccaaggaaggacaactggtgcatgatccatgaaggccccacctcacgaCTTACAGAACGTCTTGTTGCTGCCAGATattacaggacaccttcagagctcTTGAGGAGTCCATACCTTgaggggtcagagctgttttggaggcaCGAGGGGAGTGGTTTTAATAttgtggctgatcggtgtattaAGGAGGCACCAAGAAGacctcactcacttactcacagAGCCTTTTACTCAGATAAGCATCAACAGGTCTCCGTCAACAACCATCCTCAACTAGCTCCGAGTGGGCCAGCGCTGCCACTGTGACCTGAGGTCCAATGGTGGTTCCAATGGGTTGCTGGGTAGATCCGCATCagtgcatcagtggcagttcgaATACAGGTGGTGGCTGGAGGCATGTGTCCGTCCTCATTCTTCCAgcgtcaggagcattacatgtgataggggtaCTAACAAGTAATAGAGTGTACTAACAAATAGGGCTGAAACTGGGGAGAACAATTGGGTAGAAATGCTTACCACCCCTTTTAAACGGAACTCACCGAGTAGGGAACTGTGGTTCTTGTCTTCTAAGACTCCCTCAAAAGCTTGCTTAGGAAACACTGTGGTTTTCTGAGAAGTATGGACAACCGTTCCCATCCACCCATATGCTCCAACAGCACCCAGCAGCATCTCATCCTGCGTGAACAGATGAATTCAGTgaacagaaacactgaatactGGAGCTAGTGGAGCTACATGTATGACACAGCAGTGCTATGACATGCAAAAGCACCTCCTTCATAGTCTGGTGTGCACTGAACCCAACTTGAGccatctccatctggaaatCGTGACCTTGTGCGGTACCTGGACGACCccgcaaaaaaaaacatcaatcatTTTGCAGAATATATTTTAGCACATCATAATATTTTATGACTTTTAACATGCCAAAGTCAGAGAGCACCCTTCATTTATTTCAATTCCAGTCAAAATAGCAAAAGTACAAGCTGTTTTCCggaggaatatatattaatacattataataataacagaaaatGACACAGAAGcccaaataattaaatataatatcaaaAATGTCAGTGTTTCCATTCTTCAGAAAACTCGCtgtcagtgtttctgcagaaatGTCCAGCGAGATTGTTCcgcacattcaatgatgttgaggccCGGGCCTGGGGGGTGGCCAGTCTGTTCAGCTTCAGCAGTTAGATTTTCTCAGTAGGAGCTTCTCAAACAGCCCCACATGCTATTCAGagccacagcattgagctgagtcttacagtggaaggatggataTGAACACCTGTGTATGTTGTGTCTATCTGATGGGGGCAGTTCTGAGGGGGCCGTCAGGTCTTATATGGGTGTTAGCTGTGCCAATTTCTCTGTACTTTTGAGTATTTTCTGGAATtccagtttttcagcctcagttTTCTACTTTTTCTCCTACGTTCTCCTGTTTTTGTCTAAATCACTTGTATTTAATGCTTATTTTGAGTGGGAATTAAATACATGAGGGTGATTTCTGACTTTTACACAATACTGTacatcatatttattttataagttGTTTTACCCTCAACAGAGAAAATGCGCTCTCCAAGAACTTCTGCAATGTTAACCAGAGCAGCTTCATTTGACACATTGAAGACATAGTTTTCTTTCGGCTTGCTTGCAATCAACTCGATCTCCTCAGTAAACTTCACAATATCCGCGCTGTCCTTCAGGATCTACATAAAGACAAACACAATTAGAGTgctgaatattttatattaaatatatatatatatataaactgctgCTGAATCTGGTTACATAACTGTGCAAAAGCCTTAAACCAAGTGTGAAAATTACTCTCACATTTATTCCATAatcttttaaatatttgtatataatCTATTAATCTATAACATTATTTATAATCTATAATTTATTACTTAATCTATAATGCTGTCTTGGAGGAAGACAAATGTTTCCGGTTCCCATCCAAcatctagtttatctaatcagtcgttcattacagtaaatcagcATCAGcaatatagagttttacaggtagaaactctcactgaccactgactttatgattatttgggtttattctaatgttatatagagttaattacaggtagacactctcaccgacaactgactttatgcttatttgggtttattctaatgttatatagagttaattacaggtagacactcactgacaactgactttatgcttatttgggtttattctaatgttatatagaattaattacaggtagacactcactgacaactgactttatgcttatttgggtttatttgggtttttttctaatgttatatagagttaattacaggtagacactgacaactgactttatgcttatttgggtttttttctaatgttatatagagttaattacaggtagacactgacaactgactttatgattatttgggtttattctaatgttatatagagttaattacaggtagacactgacaactgactttatgtttatttgggtttattctaatgttatatagagtaaattacaggtagacactctcactgaccactgtctttatgtttatttgggttttttctaatgttatatagagttataaaGGTAGGTACAAAGAGGTTGGTACTGTACTGTGCTTTTGAGAAAACAGAACatcaaaatataaatatttacaaaaacGTAAATAATTCGATTAACGCCAAACTGGATTTGTGGTGTCTTTGACTTACAGCAATGCCAAAGCGAATGAGTTTGTCTTTTTCACATTTCTCAATGACCGGTTTACTATTAGAACCATCGGCAGATTCTCCATCAGtgaccaccaccatcactttGGTGGCATCTGGGCGACCACCATGTTGAGGGAGGAATGCCTGTTCTCTGATAAAAGCAAACATAATCAGAACTAATCAGATAAACGTCTGTAGGTTCAGCATAGAAGCATTTCATTCGAACTTCCATGAAAACTAGCAACCCCAAAGTTGAATTTATTTACCTGGCAGAGTCAATAGCTGCAAAGGTTAAGGTAATGGTTCCAGTTTTCTGCTTTATATCAGTTGCAAATTTGAGCATTTCATCTCTGGATTGATATTTGTTTAAATAGAATTCAAAAGACAGGTTATTGGAATACTGCATTACGCTGACCTGGAAGGACAAGGAATGGCACAGTCAATGATAAGCTCTTGGAAAGGCTCTACTGGGTCCTGCTTAGATGACTTTCTAGACGAACGACAGACGTTAACTAGTTTGAGGACTCACTTGAGTTTTACCAGGTCCAATATCAAGGCTTCCCAAAAGCTTGGTAAGAAACTTCAGAACATCAGACCAGGGATATATACTGTTAGACCCATCCAAAACAATAGCGATATCCACTGGACCGCCACAAGCTGGAGGATGTGGAAGAGATAGATTATAATCATGGTCTTACTGTTAGAACAAAACCATGCATGTGCATCCACCCATGCAGccacctatccatccacccacccatccacccacctaTCCATTAATAGTCTTCTATGCTTTTTGctggtcagggttgcagtgggtctggagcctCCTCGGAAACATTGactgcaaggcaggaataccccagGAGAGGGCGCCAGACCTTACTGTATGTTCATTAGCTAATACTTATGTGTATAATGTTGTaggaatattaatatataatataacatatagtATTAATAAgcaatattagtattaatacatatgtacactgatcagccataacataagaACCACTTACAGGTGGAATGCTGGGGGAAATGGGCAAGCATGACAATCTGAGCCACTGTGACCAAAAGGCCATCATTTTCTAAtgatgtctagacgactgggtcagaacatttccgaaacatcaggcaggtgttgTGGGCTTTTCTgatatacagtggtcagtacctacctaaaGAACTGCAAAACAGGACAATTGGTGAACCGGTAATATCTCCATGGGCACCTATAGCttactgatgtgatccatggaggtcccaccacAAAACTTAcgggacttaaaggatctgccagataccacaggacacctgcagagatcttgtggagtccattcctcgaatggtcagatcagttgcagtggcacaagggggacaccactcaatattaggcaggtggtactaatgttatggttgatcggTGTAGTACTGTATATTCAGAAAGTCACGCCTACTTTGAAGAGCAGGTGAAGGAACAGGCTGGGGGTTGAACAGGGCGTTCACTTCTATACACACTCCTGTAGCATAGTAGTGCCTTCCACATTCCTGAGCCCAGAGAGGACCACatgtctgaaacacacacacacacacacacacacagattagcATAAACAGAGTATCCCGACCTAACAAACTGTAGCTGTACTCTAACATGAGCAGGTTTACCATGAAGCCGTTGTTTTTGGTGATGCGTGTGAGGGTCAGCCCCAGACTCATATTCGCCTTGAGGTTCTCACGCTGCAGGTCCAGTTTCTTACATGTGTTCCCAGGACTCATGATATTACACTTATAAACCTCTCCTAGCCTGTTGTTGCTGGGTCCACACCATGGAGATCCCACCAGTAACCTGAGGAAACAGTATTAATCACAATCAGCTAACATGGGCTAACATTTTGGTGCAAAAGTTTGTTCACCCTTCTTATGtcacaatacaaaaaaataatgcCAATAAAAtgtgataccacagaaaccacttggcaacaccctatcaaccacctgggacatcATATATACAGCATATGTTCACATACCATATAACTTGGAGATTGGTGAACTGCTGTAGCCGCTACCCAAAATACAGACAGTCACAGGGTGTTTTTTTGGGTGTGGCCACAGGGAACAGCATTCAAGCTGGGCTACAATTGGTTGTAAGCCTTCTTGTTTCACAAAGATACAAATCATGAGGTACCACAGGTATCATTTAACACCCAAGCTACCGcatgtgacaccatagcaaccacctagaatatCATAATAACAATATGTATACctactaatataaatatatatacacacagttccACATTATTTGGCCCCAACCAATATACATCAGCTGGACCTATAGAATAAAAATCACCCAGGGAACCTACAGTAGAGTGGTGCTTCACATCAGCGACACTGTGTGTccttattgtactgtattgGTTGGgggcactatagacccctgtggtgcggcctaagcttttggcctttgttttccttccattacttttacttttctacttgaagtcgttctgaaaccagtacttttacacttttactggagtaaaaagcttaagttgatacttcagcttctatagaagtctttttaaaacctagtatctccactcacttatACCTGAGTCatgaatgtcaatacttttgGTTGTAGATAACTGGGGCGCAAAAGTTTGCGCACCCTTCTTGTGTCACAAAGATACAAATGGCATCAAAATtaggtaccacagcaacctttAGCACCGGAGCTACCAtatgtgacaccatagcaaccacctggggtaccataataacaatatatatacctactagtatatatatatatatatatatatatatatatatatacactgttcCACATTATTTTACCTAACCTATACACATCACATAAACCTATAAAAAACCTATAAcagagagctgctgtacatcgcTCATTGAATTGGACCagtgcacacgcacacacaaacaaacccaaatacacacatacacacaaacaaacccaaatacacacatacacactgtttaCCATTTGCCTTGGGGATTGGAGAACTGCTGCACCGTGTATCCAAactcctccactgctgctccTGAGAACACTTTGGCTCCTGCTGTTCCCACATTAAACCCCTGAGTATGCTTCACACTCCAACCTGcagaagaacacacacacacacacacacacacacacacacacacacatatcatatcacattagaaaaaaaaatagacatgAGCTGAAACGTAAGAATATGGGATTGTGATGAGATTTGGCGACAGGTTCCCATGAAGTCTGTGCATTACTGTATGTGTTTATGATTTTTCAACAATATTACTGTAGTATTCTACATCCTGTTACTATATGGCATCATTGTTACTGCAGCCTGCAATGTATATCATGAGACAATGAgataatgcaatcaaatcctcattgctgcgacatgtttatctgctgcaagGAGACCTATTCccttggctgtacttctcttcagggactagacaagctgtgtgtgaatatatatatatacacacacacacacacacacacacacacatatatatatatatacacacacacacacacacacacacatatatatatatacacacacacacacatatatatatatatatatatatatatatacacacacacacatatatatacacacacacacacacacatatgtgtgtgtgtgtgtgcgtgtatatatatgtgtgtgtgtgtgtgtgtgtgtgtgtgtatatatatatgtgtttgtgtgtgtgtgtgtatatatatatgtgtgtgtgtgtgtgtgtgtgtgtggctacgAGAAAGTGGCATTATGTTTCTAAAAACAGGATGTGGCACAAACCCCCATAAGACCACAGTGCCGTTTACAAAGACATGCTGTGCTAAAGATTAAAAAGAGaattaatgtaataattaattttaataattaattaaatttaataattaatgtaGAGGAAATGCACTGTTACTATATACACTAACTTCACTGGGCTGTTGTGGACGGCTGTGGAATCAGTCTCTCGATGATGCAAGGTatgcttagacagttgtgccacttggtcatctttaattaaaaaaaagaaaagaagaaagatgTTCTAGACTGGATACCTGTGTTTATCATGGCATGGTTGaataaacagagctgtaacaTGGGCCCATTTCAAACCTCCAACACTGTTACCATACCATAAAAGCCACGGTTCTAATCGTAGGTGTGTTTGGTTACTGTGTTGTGTGCAGAAGTAACAGAATCCCCTCCAATTTTATTATCTTACTGCTTTGATTTTAAAGCACTGCTTTGAAGCATGTAGATTACAGAAGTCACAGCCTGCAGCTATGACTTGTACAAGCaggttggggggaggggggggtggacATTTGCAGTCATTCGCGCAGTCATGCCACATTAGGCAGAATTGTTGGAAATTAGCTGgagctgttttttcttttgtagcagaaaaatatgtaggctgcttttataaaaaaaatgattaatgaTGCTTAAATCATTTAGAAATAAT
This window contains:
- the LOC140536416 gene encoding integrin alpha-2-like, giving the protein MTRKVSSSSSTKAPECSSSSVPPRSWSVKHTQGFNVGTAGAKVFSGAAVEEFGYTVQQFSNPQGKWLLVGSPWCGPSNNRLGEVYKCNIMSPGNTCKKLDLQRENLKANMSLGLTLTRITKNNGFMTCGPLWAQECGRHYYATGVCIEVNALFNPQPVPSPALQTCGGPVDIAIVLDGSNSIYPWSDVLKFLTKLLGSLDIGPGKTQVSVMQYSNNLSFEFYLNKYQSRDEMLKFATDIKQKTGTITLTFAAIDSAREQAFLPQHGGRPDATKVMVVVTDGESADGSNSKPVIEKCEKDKLIRFGIAILKDSADIVKFTEEIELIASKPKENYVFNVSNEAALVNIAEVLGERIFSVEGTAQGHDFQMEMAQVGFSAHQTMKEDEMLLGAVGAYGWMGTVVHTSQKTTVFPKQAFEGVLEDKNHSSLLGYSVTTLTEGSSEYYVAGAPRSNHTGQVVVYTLNSQRQPKIINSQRGDQIGSYFGSVLCPLDVDRDGVTDLLLVGAPMFMSDQKRETGKVYIFSVTKGVLSQEGSLEGASPLENARFGMAIAAVPDLNLDGFIDVVVGAPLEDNNQGAIYIYNGDKRSIRKQSSQKILGSKLDSTLKFFGRSLDGSGDLNGDSLPDISVGSYGKVLQLWSTSIAVVTARLTFTPVRINTLYKPCNFNGGKMSCFSAEVCFSAAFRPANPGGSAAIRYLLTLDADLKSSRVSSRGLFNNFERVFQQDITVSTKETCLDHQVFIHETLDVVNPMSLLVNVSLQKEDGVPVLDKFSPSEWNFSIPFINECGPDDKCVSDLQLSVKTAEQGTSSSPLQVTNMNSKLSFIVTVKNRKENAYNTKISTHYSKNLFYSSVSPLDEGTDIQCESEEAQKLLCQFGHPVKTDQTVTFQMIFSFNLKQLQKRAELFFEAQSDSADERPSDNKVNVSIPVQYRPGILLSSSVSPEFYTVDPEDQVKTNVSSFDDIGPELNYTFKVFGGSFPVSLAYFSVSLPNRTKAGNPLIYITSVTTAPAGSVTCESSNLSNPFRIKEKEYTARFTGESFRGTKQLNCRTASCLVIQCVLKDLEQKSIFVNVTTRMWNGTFATADFQSVVLTVEAQIKTFLPDLLTITQNQVQVQLKISKAGATADVPLGVIVGSIVGGLILLAALIAALWKIGFFKRKKFPIPAENNATEREDPMEDTLQDSQDHTY